In a genomic window of Halalkalicoccus sp. CG83:
- a CDS encoding 3-hydroxyacyl-CoA dehydrogenase/enoyl-CoA hydratase family protein, which yields MELDDVNTITVLGAGNMGHGIAEVAAIAGYDVYMRDIKEEFVQNGYDQIEWSLGKLAEQDQLSEEEADAALDRVTPVVDMEEACSGTDFLIEAVPEQMDIKKDVYEEVSEYAPEHAMFTTNTSSLSITELSEVTERPERFCGMHFFNPPVRMPLVEVISGAHTADETLELTEELAEDLDKTPVRVHKDSPGFIVNRILVPLMNEATWLVHDDVATVAEVDSTAKFDIGLPMGTFELADQVGVDVSYHVLDYMHETLGEAYEPCPLLVEKVENEELGKKTGKGFYDYEDGGVDIPTDAGSEEVERRLLAVMANEAAKLIGNDVAEANAIDEAVMLGGGFPDGPVKMADDFGIEALYETLEELHQESGEARYEPVDYLRDRAEEGGFHEQDTGSGVEEGYDYDAIEVEIDDRVARIVIDRPHRMNTITTAMLEELEDALDRLTEGGEARAILLTGAGDRAFSTGFDASSASAEDGIEAAEVSRFGQHVFGRLEEVPMPVLAAIDGYCLGGGMELAACADLRIASERARFGQPEHNLGLMPGWGGTQRLPRIVGEGRAKEIIFTARNDYDPETMRDYGFVNEVVDADGFEERARELVKELASGPPIAQRYTKRAVLAGRDDIDAGLEFEASSFGHLFTTDDFMEGLSAFQGDREPEFEGE from the coding sequence ATGGAGCTAGACGACGTCAACACCATCACGGTTCTCGGTGCGGGGAACATGGGCCACGGGATCGCCGAGGTCGCCGCGATCGCGGGCTACGACGTCTACATGCGCGACATCAAGGAGGAGTTCGTGCAGAACGGCTACGACCAGATCGAGTGGAGCCTCGGGAAGCTCGCGGAACAGGACCAACTCTCCGAGGAGGAGGCCGACGCCGCCCTCGATCGCGTGACGCCCGTCGTCGACATGGAGGAGGCCTGCTCGGGAACGGACTTCCTCATCGAGGCGGTCCCCGAGCAGATGGACATCAAGAAGGACGTCTACGAGGAGGTCTCGGAGTACGCGCCCGAACACGCGATGTTCACGACCAACACCTCGAGCCTCTCGATCACCGAGCTCTCGGAGGTGACCGAGCGTCCCGAGCGCTTCTGTGGGATGCATTTCTTCAACCCGCCCGTACGCATGCCGCTCGTCGAGGTCATCTCCGGCGCCCACACCGCCGATGAGACCCTCGAGCTGACCGAGGAGCTCGCCGAGGACCTCGATAAGACCCCTGTTCGCGTTCACAAGGACAGCCCCGGGTTCATCGTCAACCGGATCCTCGTGCCCCTGATGAACGAGGCGACCTGGCTGGTCCACGACGACGTGGCCACCGTCGCCGAGGTCGATTCGACCGCGAAGTTCGACATCGGGCTGCCGATGGGTACCTTCGAGCTCGCCGATCAGGTGGGCGTCGACGTCAGCTACCACGTGCTCGACTACATGCACGAGACGCTAGGCGAGGCCTACGAGCCCTGCCCGCTGCTCGTCGAGAAGGTCGAGAACGAAGAGCTCGGGAAGAAGACCGGGAAGGGGTTCTACGACTACGAGGATGGCGGCGTCGACATCCCCACCGACGCCGGCAGCGAGGAGGTCGAACGACGGCTGCTCGCTGTGATGGCGAACGAAGCCGCCAAGCTCATCGGTAACGACGTCGCCGAGGCCAACGCCATCGACGAGGCGGTCATGCTCGGCGGCGGGTTCCCGGACGGGCCCGTGAAGATGGCCGACGACTTCGGCATCGAGGCGCTGTACGAGACCCTCGAGGAGCTCCACCAGGAGTCGGGCGAGGCACGCTACGAGCCCGTGGACTATCTGCGGGATCGCGCGGAGGAGGGCGGCTTCCACGAACAGGACACCGGTAGCGGAGTGGAAGAGGGATACGACTACGACGCCATCGAGGTCGAGATCGACGACCGGGTCGCCCGCATCGTCATCGATCGTCCCCATCGCATGAACACCATCACGACCGCCATGCTCGAGGAGCTCGAGGACGCCCTCGACCGGCTCACCGAGGGTGGCGAGGCGCGGGCGATCCTCCTCACGGGCGCCGGCGACCGTGCGTTCTCTACCGGCTTCGACGCGTCGTCGGCGTCGGCCGAGGACGGCATCGAGGCCGCGGAGGTATCGCGGTTCGGCCAGCACGTGTTCGGCCGGCTCGAGGAGGTCCCGATGCCCGTCCTCGCCGCGATCGACGGCTACTGTCTCGGCGGCGGAATGGAACTCGCAGCCTGTGCGGACCTGCGCATCGCCAGCGAGCGCGCCCGGTTCGGCCAACCGGAGCACAACCTCGGGCTGATGCCCGGATGGGGTGGCACCCAGCGTCTCCCACGAATCGTCGGCGAGGGTCGAGCGAAGGAGATCATCTTCACCGCACGCAACGACTACGACCCGGAGACGATGCGCGACTACGGCTTCGTGAACGAGGTCGTCGACGCCGACGGGTTCGAGGAGCGCGCCCGGGAGCTCGTCAAGGAACTCGCCTCGGGTCCGCCGATCGCCCAGCGGTACACGAAGCGTGCCGTGCTCGCCGGCCGCGACGACATCGACGCCGGCCTCGAGTTCGAGGCGAGCTCGTTCGGTCACCTGTTCACGACGGACGACTTCATGGAGGGGTTGTCGGCCTTCCAGGGCGACCGGGAGCCCGAGTTCGAGGGCGAGTAG
- a CDS encoding S8 family peptidase: MTDIITRRWLLKLMGGGTVGVVAGRPAGAQPRGPLDRYIVGIEPGRADVARDAADEVYRVLDFGPVGQAVSGWFPEEALEGLRNNPNVRYVEAEGEVEAIGHATDEDGGDPSEEQVLPWGIDRVDADVAHHEDETGGGASVSIIDTGIDQEHETLDENVVGGRNFVDCPDGDADCADEWGDDNGHGTHCAGTANALDNGVGVVGTSVEADLYAVKVLDEDGSGTWSDVAAGIEWTADEEIDVGSLSLGGGDSSVVRDACEYAYGSGTLLVAAAGNDGPRPGSVGYPAAYEECIAVSATDENDDVASFSSRGEEVELAAPGVNVLSSLPGDGYDRYDGTSMACPHVSGAGAQLMGEDYTHEGARDRLNATAEDVGLDDTEQGNGLVDVAAAIGIENDGGEETSAPAIDRFELTDASNPRWARVEVDWAVSDDALETVESVLELDGDEVDSETSSVSGDGAEGEHELRERDGRGETYDVTLTVTDADGNSTSETDRIEL, from the coding sequence ATGACAGACATCATCACGCGAAGGTGGCTGCTGAAACTGATGGGCGGTGGGACGGTCGGGGTGGTCGCCGGGCGGCCAGCTGGTGCACAGCCGCGGGGTCCGCTCGATCGGTACATCGTCGGGATCGAACCTGGGCGGGCAGACGTCGCTCGCGACGCCGCGGACGAGGTTTATCGCGTCCTGGACTTCGGCCCCGTCGGTCAGGCCGTCTCGGGGTGGTTCCCCGAGGAGGCGCTTGAGGGGCTGAGGAACAACCCGAACGTACGGTACGTCGAGGCCGAAGGGGAGGTCGAAGCGATCGGTCACGCGACCGACGAGGACGGCGGCGATCCCAGCGAGGAGCAGGTGCTCCCCTGGGGCATCGACCGGGTCGATGCCGACGTCGCACATCACGAGGACGAGACCGGCGGCGGCGCGAGCGTCTCGATCATCGACACCGGGATCGACCAGGAACACGAGACGCTCGACGAGAACGTGGTCGGCGGGCGAAACTTCGTCGACTGCCCCGACGGTGACGCCGACTGCGCGGACGAGTGGGGCGACGACAACGGACATGGCACTCACTGTGCGGGGACCGCAAACGCGCTCGACAACGGGGTCGGCGTCGTCGGCACCAGCGTCGAGGCCGATCTCTATGCGGTGAAGGTACTCGACGAGGACGGAAGCGGCACGTGGTCCGACGTCGCGGCCGGTATCGAGTGGACGGCGGACGAGGAGATCGACGTCGGAAGCCTCAGCCTCGGCGGCGGCGATTCGTCCGTCGTCCGGGACGCCTGCGAGTACGCCTACGGGAGCGGTACCCTCCTCGTCGCAGCGGCCGGTAACGACGGCCCGCGGCCGGGTAGTGTCGGATACCCGGCCGCCTACGAGGAGTGCATCGCCGTGAGCGCCACCGACGAGAACGACGACGTCGCGAGTTTCTCCTCGCGCGGCGAGGAGGTCGAACTCGCGGCACCCGGCGTGAACGTGCTCTCCTCACTCCCGGGCGACGGCTACGATCGCTACGACGGCACGTCGATGGCCTGTCCACACGTCTCGGGTGCCGGCGCACAGCTCATGGGGGAGGACTACACCCACGAGGGGGCGCGGGACCGACTGAACGCGACCGCCGAGGACGTCGGGCTCGACGACACCGAACAGGGCAACGGACTGGTCGACGTGGCGGCGGCGATCGGAATCGAGAACGACGGAGGCGAGGAGACGTCCGCGCCCGCGATCGATCGGTTCGAACTGACCGACGCCAGTAACCCGCGTTGGGCGCGCGTCGAGGTCGACTGGGCGGTCTCGGACGACGCACTCGAGACGGTCGAATCGGTGCTGGAACTCGACGGCGATGAGGTGGACTCGGAAACCTCGTCGGTAAGCGGAGACGGGGCCGAGGGCGAACACGAACTTCGCGAGCGCGACGGCCGCGGCGAGACCTACGACGTCACACTCACGGTCACCGACGCCGACGGCAACAGCACCTCCGAGACCGACCGGATCGAACTCTAG
- a CDS encoding SDR family oxidoreductase, whose product MASVTDGRLDGSVALVTGASSGIGEATAELLAEEGASVALAARRENRLESLADRIQTEGGEAITIPTDVTDESAVREMVETTVDEFGRLDVLVNNAGVMLLEPVAEADPDNWRQMLEVNVLGLMTASQSAADVMEEQGSGDIVNVSSVAGRKAYAGSSGYNASKFGVNGFSESLREELVDTDVRVTMIEPGVVDTELPEHIPDEDQKEMVEQMTEGMEPLQAEDIARAIRYAVSQPTHVDVNELLIRPTRQEL is encoded by the coding sequence ATGGCATCCGTTACTGACGGTCGACTCGACGGTAGCGTCGCGCTCGTCACCGGTGCGTCCTCCGGTATCGGGGAGGCAACCGCAGAACTACTCGCGGAGGAGGGCGCGTCGGTCGCGCTCGCCGCGCGCCGGGAGAACCGCCTCGAGTCGCTCGCCGACCGCATCCAGACCGAGGGCGGGGAGGCAATCACGATCCCGACCGACGTCACCGACGAGTCGGCGGTGCGCGAGATGGTCGAGACGACCGTCGACGAGTTCGGCCGGCTCGACGTGCTCGTGAACAACGCCGGCGTGATGCTGCTCGAACCCGTCGCGGAGGCCGACCCCGACAACTGGCGCCAGATGCTCGAGGTGAACGTCCTCGGGCTGATGACCGCGAGCCAGTCCGCCGCCGACGTGATGGAGGAGCAGGGCTCGGGCGACATCGTGAACGTCTCGTCGGTGGCCGGTCGGAAGGCCTACGCCGGCTCGAGCGGCTACAACGCCTCGAAGTTCGGCGTCAACGGCTTCTCGGAGTCGCTCCGCGAGGAGCTCGTCGATACCGACGTCCGCGTGACGATGATCGAGCCGGGCGTCGTCGACACCGAGCTCCCCGAACACATCCCCGACGAGGACCAGAAGGAGATGGTCGAGCAGATGACCGAAGGGATGGAGCCGCTTCAGGCCGAGGACATCGCGCGTGCGATCCGCTATGCGGTGAGTCAGCCGACACACGTCGACGTCAACGAGCTGCTGATCCGGCCGACCCGACAGGAGCTGTAG